AGCCGGAGATAGTACGCGCTATTGAAAAAGAAAGAAGAACAGAGTTTTTCGCAGAATGGGGGCACCGCTGGTTAGACCTGAAAAGAACCGGAAGAGCACACGATGTACTCTCCACTATCCCTGTTAAACAACCTTGGGCAGGGGATTATCAGTTACTATATCCAATACCTGTTATTGAGATCCAGACAAATAATAATTTGACTCAAAACCCTGGTTACTAATCCTCTGAATTGAACAATATGAAAATGTATAAACCTAGCTATATCTTATTAATCAGCTTGTTGTCCTTTGCTTTTGTGTCCTGCAAAAAAACAGAACAAACACCTGTGATTACACATCTTACGCTATTCAATGCGATGCCTGGAGAGGAAAAGTTGTTGCCGAGCTTTAGAGGAACAGCACCTTTAAATAACTATTATCTTTCCAGCCTGTTTTATTACGGTATTTTTGATATAGGTGGCAGATATGCGATTACCAAAGAAGATCAGCCTTTAGCGATTTACAGCTATCCGGATACACTGCTACCCAATAAGCCATTATTGGATCTCAACCTTAAATTAACCAAAGGGAGTATCAATAGCCTGTACTTTTTAGGAAGCGTTGCACATCCTGATTATTTGCTGGATACCTATCTGCCGCCTGCTCATCAGGCAGCAGACAGTACATTCGGCATCAGATTTATAAACCTTTCTCCCGGAAGCAAACCCGTAAACGTTTACCTGGTGTCAGCCGGAGAACGTAAAGAAGCAGAAGGTCTGGCATATAAAGGGGTTACTGGCTTTAAGAACTATAGCGCAACTTTAAAAACCAGCGACTATACTTTTGAAATCCGGGATCAGGAATCGCAGCAACTTCTGACAAGCTATACCACCATAGGCATAGGAAAACCTACTGAGAATGCATGGCGGTTCAGAAATTTCACCATTGCCTTGATCGGGTTACCTGGTGAAAGCACTGAAAAGCTGAAACAAAAATCCTTTTTGTTCAATAACTATTAACACAAAGCAGGCTTTTTCAGGCCTGCTCTTCAATACATTTTCTTAATCCAATATTTAACTATGGAACCAATCGTTCGTATTAGCGGTTTGTCGCATCGTTATAGTACCAGCTGGGCTATACGTGACATCAATATAGAGATCCCAAGAAGTGGGATTGTAGGCTTATTAGGCTCTAACGGAGCAGGTAAATCTACAACCATGAATATTCTTTGCGGTGTGCTGTCACAAACCGCAGGAGAAGTAATCATTAATGGGATTGACCTGAGCAAAGAGCCTGAACGGGCTAAACAGGAGATCGGATTTTTACCTCAGACTCCACCATTATACATGGACTTAACAGTAGATGAGTACCTCAGACATTGTGGGATTCTGCGTTCTGTAGAAGGTAAACAGCTGAAAGCCGCGATGGAAGAAGTGAAGGAACGCTGCGGCTTAACACACATCAGCAAAAGGCTGATTAAGAACTTATCTGGGGGGTATAAACAAAGAGTGGGCATTGCACAGGCCATTATTCACCATCCAAAACTGGTGGTCTTTGATGAGCCGACTAATGGATTGGATCCCAATCAGATTATCGAGGTCCGCGGACTGATCAAGGACATTGCCACAGAACGGGCCGTGATCCTTTCTACTCATGTACTTACCGAAGTGCAATACCTGTGTAAACAGATCGTAATGATCGAAAGCGGAAGGATTGTGTTTTCGGATACGATGGAAGCCTTCGACAATTATGTGGCGCCGCACAGCATGATGGTGCTGATGGAAAATGCGCCTGCTGCTGATGCCTTGCTGGCTATTGAAGGTATCACCAGAGTTGAATATCTGACTGAAAAACAGCTCAGGCTCTATTTTAATGGTGATCGCAGCATCTCTGAAACGCTGGTGCTGGAGAGTGCAAAGCAAGGATGGCGGTTGCGTGAGCTCCATATGGAGAAAAGTTCATTAGATGAAACCTTTGCCCAATTGTCCAGATTCTCTAATTAAGTACGACCACACAGATGAAAAAAATAGTACAAATAGCCAGACTGGAACTTAGCCTGCTATTTTATTCCCCTATAGCCTGGTTGCTGATCATGATCTTGTTCTTGCAAATGAGTTTTGATCTGATTCCGGCTATAGACGAAATACAACATATACAAGAATTTATTCCCGCTTTTTCTTTTTTAACGGATAAGTTTTTTACGACCAGCATTAAGTTAGGGAATCTTCCCTATGGAATCTTTTTTGGCATTCTTTCCAGTCTCTATCTTTATACTCCGCTGGTGACGATGGGAATAATCAGCCGGGAAACTAGTAGCGGAACGATAAAATTGCTATACTCTTCACCTGTAAAACTAAGCCAGATCGTGTATGGGAAATTTCTTGCCATGCTGGTTTATAATTTGGTGATCATCGCTTTAATGGGACTTTTCCTGATTATCGGGATCTTATTTATTGATAATTTTGACTACCCACACCCATTGGTTGCCTTGCTGGTTACTTTTTTACTGTTAAGTGCCTATGCCGCAATCGGGATCTTTATGTCCAGTCTTACCAGTTATCAGGTGGTGGCAGCGATCTGTACTTTTGCCGTACTGGCTTTGATGAATTACATAGGTAATTTCGGGCAAAGTCTTGCTTTTGTGCGGGACCTTACTTACAGCCTCTCCATGCCAAGCAGGGCTGAACGTATGGTTGCCGGCCTGTTGAATAGTCGTGATGTAATCTATTACCTTGTTGTTTCAGGGATTTTTGTTGGTTTTACAATTGTTAAACTGCAACTCGGCCGGGTAAGCAAACCCTTCCTTTATCATGCAGCCAGGTATATGCTGGTGCTGATGGTTGGATTGTCAATTGCTTATTTAAGCTCCCGCCAGCCCGTAATTGTCTATTATGATGCGACCTATACCAAAGTCAATACGATTGTTAAAGCGACTCAGCAGATCTTAAAAGACATGGGGGAGGAGCCTCTGGAGGTCACTGCTTATGTGAATGCCTTACATGGGTCTTATAGCTTTGGTGCACCTGTAAATCGTATTCCAGCTACTGCCCGCTGGGAACCTTACCTGCGCTTTAAATCCAATATCAATCTCAAATGGGTCTATTATTATGATTACCGGGATCCTCAGTTTTATGTTATTAATCAAGGGAAAAGCTTAAAAACGTTCTTTTTAGAACGTGCGAAGGCTTTTGAGATCGATACTGCTGGATTTTTAAATCCTGAAAGGATTCGTAAAGAGGCAGACCTGCGAGGTGAAAATGACAGGCTGGTATTTCAGTTGAAATATAAAGGGAAAACTACATTTCTAAGAACTTTTGACGATGCCAGTTTCTGGCCTGATGAGCCTGAAGTTGCCGCAGCGATGAAACGTTTGATTGTGACTCCACCTCAAATAGTTTTTGTAACAGACGGGTATCAGCGGAGCATGGATAAGATCGGAGACAGGGATTATAAAATGCTGGCTAATAATAAATCAGGCAGGGCTTCGATGATCAATGTTGGCTTTGATATAGACAGTGTTTCTTTAGAGAATGGCCATATTCCAGCAGGTATTGCTGCATTGGTAATTGGAGATCCCAGGGTTCAGTTTAGTGCGGTTGCAAAAGCTAAACTTCAGAAATATTTGGCAGATGGTGGCAATTTACTGATCGCAGGAGAGCCAGGTAAGCAAGCTGTAATTAACCCTTTACTCGAATCTTTGGGGGTGAAAATGCGCAGTGGCACACTTGTTCAAAGCAGCACAGATTTTTCTTATGGGCTGGTCACACCAAAATTGGCTGCCGGGGCCGTAGCAATGGCGCCTGACATGGAAAAGGCTTATAAAGAGAAAGCGAAAGTTTCTATGCCTGGTGCCGCAGCTTTAAGCGAAGAGCATCAAGGATCTTTTACTATTCAGCCGTTATTGATGACGAATGAAAAAACGGCCTGGATAAAAATGGGACAATTTGTATTGGATTCCGCTGCATTAGTGTTTGATGCTAAAATTGGTGATCAAAAGGGGGCTTTTCCTGCCGCATTGATGCTGACCAGGCAGTTGAAGAACAAGGAACAGCGGATTGTAGTAGCCGGTGATGCCGATTTCTTCAGTAATAAGGAACTGTCAAGGAATAATATAGAGATCATGAACGGGTCTGTTGGTATCAGTATTTTTAGCTGGTTTGCCAATCGGGAATTCCCGGTAAGTATGTCTCGTCCAGAATCCAGAGATAATAAATTACTGCTGACCAAAGGTGGTGTAAGCACTTTAGAGATATTGTATTATGGGCTGATTCCAAGCACAATTTTCCTGTTCGGAATGGTGCTGTTGATTCGCAGAAAACGTAAATAATTATGAGCTTTATAACTGATAAACAAACGATCGATGATTTGAATATCTTCTCCAGGTCCGGGAGTGATTCAATCTACTATATTTTTAATAAAACCTATACTCAGGGTGGGGCGGTACTGCTGGAACACCTGTTTCGGAATCCGCTTTCGGATGAAAAAATGATCAATGAAAGAGTAGCTGTTCTGCGATATTTTCAAGAAAATAAAACTGTTTTTCCTTTACAGGGAAACCGTTTTGAAGAAGCCGAAAGGTACCTTGCTAATACCGATCCGCGCAGTCGCCTTTCTAATCAGGGATTCAGTATGGCAGACTTTAAGGCCGCCGGAGAAAGTGTAACTGCATTAACGGAGATTCTACAGGGCTTAAAAAGCTTTATGCTGGAAATTCAACCAAGAGTACCGCAAAATCCATATGGCAAAGAAGTAGCAAAAATCCTTGAATTGTTGAATTCCAGAGCATTGGAAATCATCTTTACAGACCATGGTAAAGGAAAAATCTCATCCGGTAAAATTGTAGAATACGACAATATTTTACGCTTTCAGCAACGTCCGCTGCTGGAGAAAATCCTCCAGCACATCTATCACCTGGATGTTTATATTTCCATCGCCAGAGTGGCCCAGGAAAGGGGGTATATATTTGCTACTGCGCTCAAGCGTGATGCCAACCGGTTAAAGTTGAAAGGTTTAGGCCATCCTCTGTTGAATAAACCAGTGACTAATGCTTTGGAGATGACACCAGATAGCAATATTGTTTTCCTGACCGGGGCGAATATGGCGGGCAAGTCTACCTTTATGAAATCACTCAGCATTGCGATGTACCTCGCGCACCTGGGTTTTCCGGTTGCAGCGGAGCAAATGGAGTTCTCGGTATGTGATGGTATGTACACCACTATTAATTTGCCGGATAACCTGGCCATGGGAGCCAGTCATTTCTATGCAGAGGTATTGAGGGTGAAAAAAGTAGCGGTTGAACTTGGGGCAGGAAAGAACTTGTTTGTCGTTTTTGATGAGTTATTTCGTGGAACCAATGTAAAGGATGCCTATGAAGGTACCATTGCCATTATGGAAGCTTTTGCCAGTAAGCCACATTCATTATTTGTAATTTCTACACACATTATGGAAGCCGGGGTTGTGTTGCAGCAGAAATGCAGCAACATGATCTTTCGCTATTTGCCTACCCGGATGGAGAATGGCAAACCTGTTTATACCTATACGCTAACCGAAGGGATTACCGACGACAGGCATGGAATGATCATCATCAATAATGAAGGTGTATTGGAACTGATCAGCGATAGAAAACAAGCAAAAAACACACAGACTAATCTAAGTGCAGATAAGCAAACTATTGAGGATCTGAATTTGCAGGGAAAGTTTAAACAGCAATCTATTTACAGTCTGTTCAATCGTCTGCAAACCAGAGGTGGGGAAAAGATACTGGAAGCTATGTTCGCGCAACCTTTGAATCAGCCAGAACTGATCAATAAACGCAGTGCTTTATTCGCGTTTTTTCAGCAGCATCAGGTAATTTTTCCAGTGATCCGATCTCAGATAGAGTCGATGGAAGATTACCTGGCAGGCGGAGCAGGTGCTGCATTGCCAAGAGTAGCATGGGGGATTTTTATTAAAAAATTCCAGCAAACGCTTTTCCACAGTGCTGAATTGTTGCAATTACAAGCCGGACAATCGGTCACTATTGAAGTTTTACAGGCATTTCAGGTGTTCTTTTCAGAACTGAAAGCCCAACCAGGAATAGAGGTTTACCAGAATGACCTGAGTAAAGCAATAAACATCCTCCAGGATTCCAGACTTCAGGGTATTTTAAGTCAAGCAGAAGAGCAACCTTCTTTAATACAGCTGATTAAAAATGACTATGTGATCCGTCATGCGATGATGAATCAGATGGAAACTTTGTTAAAACTTATTTATGAGCTTGACGTATTTGCAGGTGTGGCAGCGGTTGCTGTTGAGCATGATTTTGTGTATGCAAAAGCATTGCCTGCCGATCAGATGGTCTTGAATATGCAAGGTTTCCGCCATCCGGGATTGAGAAATGGTATAGCCAATAACCTGCATTTAACTAAAGACCGTAATGTGCTGTTTTTAACTGGTGCAAACATGGCCGGGAAATCTACCTTCATGAAATCAATGGGGATTGCAGTTTACCTTGCTCATATGGGCTTCCCGGTAGCAGCCAAAAATATGGAGTTTTCAGTGAAAGATGGTTTATTCTCTTCCATCAACGTTTCTGATAATCTGGATATGGGTTACAGTCATTTTTATGCAGAAGTATTGCGTACCAAAACCGTGGCCAAAGCAGTTAACGAATCCCTGGATCTTTACGTCTTGTTTGATGAGTTATTTAAAGGTACGAATGTAAAAGATGCTTATGATGCCACGTTGGCGGTCACTAAAGCTTTTGCCGAAAACAGGAACAGTTTTTTTGTCGTTTCTACACACATTATTGAAGTAGGCGAAGCTTTAGGGAAATTGTGTGATAACCTGCAATTCTCCTTCCTGCCTACTGTGATGAAAGATGGCATACCGACCTATCCATATACATTGGCTTCCGGTATTACGACCGACCGGCAGGGAATGATCATCATTGAAAATGAAAAGATCGTGGATATCATTCAAGCAAACGATCCGGTAACAACTAAAACTCCTTTATAAATATATCATGTTCATCAAATATAAATATTTAAGCTTTTTATTTCTTATGGCGCTTTGCATCCCTTTTGCTTGTAAAACGAGTCAGGATGCACAGCCGTTGCTATTGGATCCCGAAGTAAGAATGGGTAAGCTGCCTAATGGTTTTACCTATTACATCCGTAAAAATAAAACACCGGAAAAACGGGTGACCATGTATCTGGCTAATAAAGTTGGTTCTATTCTGGAAACAGATCAGCAAAGGGGGATAGCTCATTTTGTAGAGCACATGAACTTTAATGGAACCAAACATTTCCCTAAAAAAGAACTCTCCAATTACCTGGAAAAATCAGGAGTGCGTTTTGGTGCTGATATCAATGCGAATACTGGTTTTGATGAAACCGTGTATCAGCTACCTTTACCTTCGGATAACCCGGAATTATTGGCCAATGGCTTGCAAATCATGCGTGACTGGGCGCAGGATGCCAATATGGAAGCGGAAGACGTAGAACGTGAACGTCGCGTGATCCTGGAAGAAAAACGCTTCCGGCAGGGAATTACACAACGCCTTCAGGAAAAGAGCGTTCCCTTTTATACTAATAATTCCCGTTATGGCTTGCGTTTGCCTATCGGAACAGAAGAAGTGTTGTTAAAGGCTACACCAGAACAAATCCGTAGTTTCTATAAGACTTGGTATCGCCCGGATCTTCAGGCTATTTTGGTAGTAGGAGATATTGATGTGAATCAAATGGAGAAGAAGATCAAAGCGAAATTCTCAGACCTTCATAATCCGGAGAAAGAGAAAGAACGCCCTGTTTATCGGGTCAGTCTGACCGGTAAAAACCAATATATGCAGTTTCTGGATTCAGAATTTACTGGAATCTCCATAGAAATTATAAAGAAACAGCTGGCAGACACCATTCTTACGACAGCAGATTACCGTGCGAACCTCAAAAATAAATTGTTGGCAGAGCTAGTGAGTATCCGGTTTAGAAGGCTTCCTATTGTCGGTTTTGCACCTTTGTCGGGTGGGTTAACTTCTTTTTCTGTGAACTTGACAACTAAACCAGCAGAGACGGAGCAAGCATTGAAAAGTGTATGGCTGGAACTTCGCCGGATGGAGGAACAGGGTTTTACAAAAGGAGAACTGGAGAGGGTTAAGAAAGCTTATCAGTTTCAAATGGATGAAACTTTGAAAGAAAAAGATAAGACTGCTTCAGAAGTGCTGATCAAACCTTATCTGCAACATTTTTTAACCGGTAATGCGGCGCCTGGTATCAATAAAGAGGCAGAACTGACTAAAGAATTACTTTCTGAGGTAACGCTGAATGAAATTAATGAGCTGATGAAGGAATATATGAAAGCTAAAGATCGCGACATCATCGCGAAATCATCAGCGTATAATAAATCATTTCTTCCAGATGAAGCGACCTTACTTAAATGGCTGGAAAATGTGTATGCGCAAAGTCTGCCACCAATGGAAGAAGACGAAATGGAACTTCCTTTGCTTAAAAAAGAACCTGTCCCAGGAAAGATCAGTGCTGTAGAAGAGATCAAACAAGCCGGTATTCAAAAGATCAGTCTGAGCAATGGCATGACGGTGTTATTGAAAAGAACAGACTTTCAGAATGATCAGATTCTATTTAAAGGTTTGGCTGAAGGAGGAACTTCTTTATCCGGCGATGCAGATTATGAAAGTGCACTCAATGCCGCAAATATCATTGCTGCTGCGGGTGCTGGTAATTATGATGCTTTACAGTTGGACAAATTTATGACCGGAAGAAAGGTTCAGCTGAGTCCTTTTATATTGGATCAGTACCAGGGGTTCAATGGCAGTACGACTAAAGAAGACCTGCCAGCTGCATTGGAATTGCTGCATGCTTATTTTACAGAACCTCGTAAAGATGAAGAATCCTATCAGACACTTTTAGGAAGGGCTAAAGAACAGCTAATCAATAAAGAGGATAATCGCAGCCAGATATTTATGGACACAGTGAACCTGGTGTTGGGAAATTATCATTTGCGTAAAAAGCCACAAAGCATCAGTCGTTTATCAGCGATCAAGCTTGATCGGGCCTTTGAGATTTATAAAGAACGATTTGCGAATGCAGCTGCTTTTACCTTCCTTTTTGTAGGAAATATAGAGGTTGAAAAAGTTAAACCACTATTGGAAAAATATCTGGGCTCGCTGCCTTCGAAAGGATCTGTTGAGCCGGCTAAGGATCTTGGAATTAACATTCCTGCGGGCCGGATTTCTAAAACTGTGTATAAAGGCACAGAACAGAAGTCAAGTATAGTTCTTGCATATTCAGGTGATTTCGACTACAATTTTGAGAATACAATTAAGATGAATGCGATTGCTGATGCCTTGAAAATCAGCCTTACTCAGCGTCTTCGTGATCAGGAGGGAGGGACCTATACCCCGAATGTACAATTGAGTTTATCTAAATATCCGAAAAGACGGTTTGCAATGATCGTTTCATTTGACTGTGCCCCAAAGAATGCAGAGAAGCTGACTGCTTCCGTACAGGATGAACTGAACAAAATGAGAACATCAGGTCCTTCCATGGAAAACCTACAGAAGTTTAAGGCAGCGCGTAAAGCCGGACTGGAAACAGGTGCTAAGAACAATGAGTTCTGGATGGATTACCTGGCTTCGCAGTTGATGAATAAAGAACCTTTAACACAGCTCTATGATTATGATGCGGCTTTAAATGGTATCAGCACAAAGTCAGTTCAGGAAGCTGCTGTAAAATACATTCAGGATAAAAATTATGTGAAACTGGTTTTAATGCCTGAAAAAACTAACCCTTGATTATAGACATATGAAGAAAATAATACAAATAGCCAGGCTGGAACTCAGCCTGCTATTTTATTCACCGATTGCCTGGCTGATGTTACTCATCCTATTTATACAAATGACTATGGACTTTACACCCAAATTACCTGAATTGGCACGCGGACAAA
The sequence above is drawn from the Pedobacter cryoconitis genome and encodes:
- a CDS encoding ABC transporter ATP-binding protein is translated as MEPIVRISGLSHRYSTSWAIRDINIEIPRSGIVGLLGSNGAGKSTTMNILCGVLSQTAGEVIINGIDLSKEPERAKQEIGFLPQTPPLYMDLTVDEYLRHCGILRSVEGKQLKAAMEEVKERCGLTHISKRLIKNLSGGYKQRVGIAQAIIHHPKLVVFDEPTNGLDPNQIIEVRGLIKDIATERAVILSTHVLTEVQYLCKQIVMIESGRIVFSDTMEAFDNYVAPHSMMVLMENAPAADALLAIEGITRVEYLTEKQLRLYFNGDRSISETLVLESAKQGWRLRELHMEKSSLDETFAQLSRFSN
- a CDS encoding DUF4397 domain-containing protein, with the translated sequence MKMYKPSYILLISLLSFAFVSCKKTEQTPVITHLTLFNAMPGEEKLLPSFRGTAPLNNYYLSSLFYYGIFDIGGRYAITKEDQPLAIYSYPDTLLPNKPLLDLNLKLTKGSINSLYFLGSVAHPDYLLDTYLPPAHQAADSTFGIRFINLSPGSKPVNVYLVSAGERKEAEGLAYKGVTGFKNYSATLKTSDYTFEIRDQESQQLLTSYTTIGIGKPTENAWRFRNFTIALIGLPGESTEKLKQKSFLFNNY
- a CDS encoding M16 family metallopeptidase, encoding MFIKYKYLSFLFLMALCIPFACKTSQDAQPLLLDPEVRMGKLPNGFTYYIRKNKTPEKRVTMYLANKVGSILETDQQRGIAHFVEHMNFNGTKHFPKKELSNYLEKSGVRFGADINANTGFDETVYQLPLPSDNPELLANGLQIMRDWAQDANMEAEDVERERRVILEEKRFRQGITQRLQEKSVPFYTNNSRYGLRLPIGTEEVLLKATPEQIRSFYKTWYRPDLQAILVVGDIDVNQMEKKIKAKFSDLHNPEKEKERPVYRVSLTGKNQYMQFLDSEFTGISIEIIKKQLADTILTTADYRANLKNKLLAELVSIRFRRLPIVGFAPLSGGLTSFSVNLTTKPAETEQALKSVWLELRRMEEQGFTKGELERVKKAYQFQMDETLKEKDKTASEVLIKPYLQHFLTGNAAPGINKEAELTKELLSEVTLNEINELMKEYMKAKDRDIIAKSSAYNKSFLPDEATLLKWLENVYAQSLPPMEEDEMELPLLKKEPVPGKISAVEEIKQAGIQKISLSNGMTVLLKRTDFQNDQILFKGLAEGGTSLSGDADYESALNAANIIAAAGAGNYDALQLDKFMTGRKVQLSPFILDQYQGFNGSTTKEDLPAALELLHAYFTEPRKDEESYQTLLGRAKEQLINKEDNRSQIFMDTVNLVLGNYHLRKKPQSISRLSAIKLDRAFEIYKERFANAAAFTFLFVGNIEVEKVKPLLEKYLGSLPSKGSVEPAKDLGINIPAGRISKTVYKGTEQKSSIVLAYSGDFDYNFENTIKMNAIADALKISLTQRLRDQEGGTYTPNVQLSLSKYPKRRFAMIVSFDCAPKNAEKLTASVQDELNKMRTSGPSMENLQKFKAARKAGLETGAKNNEFWMDYLASQLMNKEPLTQLYDYDAALNGISTKSVQEAAVKYIQDKNYVKLVLMPEKTNP
- a CDS encoding Gldg family protein, with amino-acid sequence MKKIVQIARLELSLLFYSPIAWLLIMILFLQMSFDLIPAIDEIQHIQEFIPAFSFLTDKFFTTSIKLGNLPYGIFFGILSSLYLYTPLVTMGIISRETSSGTIKLLYSSPVKLSQIVYGKFLAMLVYNLVIIALMGLFLIIGILFIDNFDYPHPLVALLVTFLLLSAYAAIGIFMSSLTSYQVVAAICTFAVLALMNYIGNFGQSLAFVRDLTYSLSMPSRAERMVAGLLNSRDVIYYLVVSGIFVGFTIVKLQLGRVSKPFLYHAARYMLVLMVGLSIAYLSSRQPVIVYYDATYTKVNTIVKATQQILKDMGEEPLEVTAYVNALHGSYSFGAPVNRIPATARWEPYLRFKSNINLKWVYYYDYRDPQFYVINQGKSLKTFFLERAKAFEIDTAGFLNPERIRKEADLRGENDRLVFQLKYKGKTTFLRTFDDASFWPDEPEVAAAMKRLIVTPPQIVFVTDGYQRSMDKIGDRDYKMLANNKSGRASMINVGFDIDSVSLENGHIPAGIAALVIGDPRVQFSAVAKAKLQKYLADGGNLLIAGEPGKQAVINPLLESLGVKMRSGTLVQSSTDFSYGLVTPKLAAGAVAMAPDMEKAYKEKAKVSMPGAAALSEEHQGSFTIQPLLMTNEKTAWIKMGQFVLDSAALVFDAKIGDQKGAFPAALMLTRQLKNKEQRIVVAGDADFFSNKELSRNNIEIMNGSVGISIFSWFANREFPVSMSRPESRDNKLLLTKGGVSTLEILYYGLIPSTIFLFGMVLLIRRKRK
- a CDS encoding MutS-related protein, whose amino-acid sequence is MSFITDKQTIDDLNIFSRSGSDSIYYIFNKTYTQGGAVLLEHLFRNPLSDEKMINERVAVLRYFQENKTVFPLQGNRFEEAERYLANTDPRSRLSNQGFSMADFKAAGESVTALTEILQGLKSFMLEIQPRVPQNPYGKEVAKILELLNSRALEIIFTDHGKGKISSGKIVEYDNILRFQQRPLLEKILQHIYHLDVYISIARVAQERGYIFATALKRDANRLKLKGLGHPLLNKPVTNALEMTPDSNIVFLTGANMAGKSTFMKSLSIAMYLAHLGFPVAAEQMEFSVCDGMYTTINLPDNLAMGASHFYAEVLRVKKVAVELGAGKNLFVVFDELFRGTNVKDAYEGTIAIMEAFASKPHSLFVISTHIMEAGVVLQQKCSNMIFRYLPTRMENGKPVYTYTLTEGITDDRHGMIIINNEGVLELISDRKQAKNTQTNLSADKQTIEDLNLQGKFKQQSIYSLFNRLQTRGGEKILEAMFAQPLNQPELINKRSALFAFFQQHQVIFPVIRSQIESMEDYLAGGAGAALPRVAWGIFIKKFQQTLFHSAELLQLQAGQSVTIEVLQAFQVFFSELKAQPGIEVYQNDLSKAINILQDSRLQGILSQAEEQPSLIQLIKNDYVIRHAMMNQMETLLKLIYELDVFAGVAAVAVEHDFVYAKALPADQMVLNMQGFRHPGLRNGIANNLHLTKDRNVLFLTGANMAGKSTFMKSMGIAVYLAHMGFPVAAKNMEFSVKDGLFSSINVSDNLDMGYSHFYAEVLRTKTVAKAVNESLDLYVLFDELFKGTNVKDAYDATLAVTKAFAENRNSFFVVSTHIIEVGEALGKLCDNLQFSFLPTVMKDGIPTYPYTLASGITTDRQGMIIIENEKIVDIIQANDPVTTKTPL